Within the Drosophila albomicans strain 15112-1751.03 chromosome 4, ASM965048v2, whole genome shotgun sequence genome, the region ttaaatgtagaAAATTGTTCAGTGTTAGTATAAACTTTTAggatatttgtattttgtaagcTATAAATTTGTTAGCGCCATTTGTGTGTGGGGCTTTTCAACATCGCTTACAGATTGTTAGCGATCTTAAAGGCAGTGAATGTCAAAGAATGGGAAGTTAAGAATGTATCAAAGTTCAATGTCCTATTGACAAgccatctttttttttattcgtgATGAGGTTCTCGCAAGACACTGGTTAATTTTGTCTGGGTGATTCgcgcaaaagagaaaaaaatatgtatatattgaaaaataaagtGCGACGATCGCCAAATAACAGACAATAGATAAATAGTCAAATAAAAAGTGCATAGTGcgggaaatatttttgtgcaacTCGATTCCGTCCAGCAGCCAACATTGAGTATCGTATCGTCACCcggcagcaaacaaaaagcttGTGGGAAAGCTTTGAAAGTGTTGAACGCTTTTGCACGACCCCTTCGAAAGCTTCAGCGGATCATCTAATAGTCTTCAGCTGCAAGCGAGAGGCCAATTTCGGCGATCTGGCAGAAATTAAGAGGAGTGATTTGCAGCGATACTGCGCCGCCGCCACCTCAAATTTTACTGGGAGTTGTCTCCGAGAGGGATAACAAGGAGAACACCAGCATTACCACGGATGTTGTATTTGTGCAATTGACGGTACATGAATATATGTTAGCTGAAAACTGTGTTGTGAATTTGCATATGTATACATGGTATATTAAACTAtgtaacaaatgcaaataaacttCAATACTCATTATAAGTTTGACCTCCATATATTTTGTCCGTAAGCTGTGAGTTTTTGGTACATATTATCTCTTATATTAATCGAAacagagttttttttttgtattgtatctGTTAAGTGCAAAATTTATGGTCCGatattagtttttgtttttgctgacAGATTAATTCTGCTAAAAAAATTAGAGTTTACCCTGTTCAAAAGAACAATGGCTTACTATATTTCGAACGTGGTGATGTAGTATCAGACTGTAACAGAGAATTCATCGCTGTCGACACCTGTGGCGAAATTGTGAGGACTGCGTTCTGCAGGAAGCATCGAGGAAATACGTGCGCTCAACCACGGCACACTGCTCCGCTCGACCTGACTACCTGGAGTCAGTGGAAAAAATTGACGATGGATTAATTGTTATCAACGAAGCCACCGCCGATATAACCGGAAGTGCCGTACCAACTCAAACGGTATCAGGCACCATTCTTGTGGCATTCGATAATGAGGTGTTCATTAATAGAACCCGCTTCGTTAACAGACGTGGCGAGCTGAAAAAGAAACCTTCAGTGTCTGCTGTCTCAAGCGTTAACATTACGGAGTTCAAGAACGAACTGAGCCTATCGCTTCTCCACCAGCTAGGCGTTGATAACCTTCGCTACATCGGAGGGTTGAGAGAGAAGGTCGTCTCAAGACCTATCATAAGTGGTGTTGTTACACAGGTTTTGATTACAACCGGGCTGGTCATCATCTCTATCTGGCGCAAGAGGTCTAAGTTGAGGAAACGAGCTAACAGACTCACATCCCTATCAGAACAACTTGAACGAACCAGATAAGCAAGGGAGGAGTTAACCTaagtacaaaacaaaaaagctgtAAAACAGAATTCTGTTAAAGCTCCAAGTCAAATATGAGAGATATCAAAGCTGAAGTTTCACAAACTTATTTCCATTCACCTACCCTCATTTCACACGTAATATGCCCACTGGAACAATAGTTCGATTTTCTAATGACCGATATATCTATGGATCGACAGATGTTCTACAGAAAAGAATCTGCATAACTATgagcaatttgaaaataaacttcAATTCAAATGTGAATATTTGTATGCAAGCAGTTATTGGAGCATCATATTAAAAACCTCAGTGGAAcgataaattaataatgaagGGAAGGAAAAAGCTATACATTCATAACATGATTGAGCAGATCTTTAAAACAAtatgaagtttattttataattttgccaCAACTACTTCAGCGTATAAAAATCTTAACAagcttttttttggctttcgGGATTTTTGGAatacacaataataactaGAATTGTTTTGATTCCTTGTGCTTGAGATCAAATAAGGaaacttattattatcatattattattattcaacaaataattttatatggcaaAAGACGACCTCAACTCTAGGGTCTTAATTCTTTTGATTGAAAATACTTGAATGGGAAAAAGTGAATTACTAATTAAATGTATGCCATATTATCATACCTGGCAGAGTGGTAAAAATACCTCCCCAATTGAATCGTCCCTCGAAAAACGATCATAATCGAAGACATGTAAATGAAGTAcctataataaatacaaatttgtttagtatttagccattaaaaaaaaaaataaaaaaaaagttaattacacacacttacacgACTTTGAAGCTTTTGTATTGGAAAGCCCTCAAAGTAGAAAGTTTCATTCCATCGAGGATTCAGTGTTCttcgtttaatttttgtttccaAACGATGCTTTTTGTCTGGGAGCAATGTCACTCGTGCGTATGGATCTGAGGTACCACTTAAATCTTTTGCTGGAAGTTCTTTTCCTTGCAAGACCTTCAATATTAAGGttgtattttgaaaatcaTATTCCAacgaaaaatgtatttgtccAACATTCTCACTTGGGTCTGTGCTATCAAGGTACATATCGGTCATAGAGATACTTTTATTCTATAgtaaaaagataaacaaaaattttattgaatgagCTACTATAATTGTTAGTTGTAACcacttttaaaaatgaataaaacaaaataataaattaatgtgtATAAATACCAATTTGAATGTTTGCACAATAAAAAGTTTGAAGAAATATGTTCGTGCATATTGaagaattatttttcatacttACAGCAGAATCTTTTGATGTACCGTCATTTGTAGCTGGTCCTGTGCTTGTGTTTAATGCTTttgctggtgttgttattGAGCTGCccctaaaatttttaattttttttttcaaataaatttattaatacaaagattttaaaaaatcAGTTATCAATCGATTGGAAGAACTCAAAACTTCACAAAACTGTTATAGTGTTTTGATTACGTCATTATTTTGTAGAACCTccatttttcaatatttatgattctttaattcatacaaaaaatatatttttctccTAGAAAGTTCAAAAGTAATACCAATTATACTTTAGTAAAAGTGACCTACCCAATGAGAGGTGTTCTAAGATTTAAAAAGCCGTTCAATTTTCGattaatgttattttgaagtggagttgttgtttgtaCGATCGGGATTGGCGGCTTGCTAGGAGGATTGTTAGAGTCCACAATATCTTGTGTTGCCCTagagtaaaataaattaaatttaagattatattgttatttgcaaaaattgtattcacCTCAAGCTATAACTACTGGATTCCTCATCTTCATTTGGTTCTATAAACTGTAACTGGGATCTTTTATGCCTCCACCATAGGTATCCGCCGGCTAAAAATAGGGCTATAGCGATAATTAGGCCCAGTATAGCTAGGCAAGCTATTAGTATTAAGCTCGCCATTTCTGAAAATGTATTGTTACATATTACGTAGTGACTCTTCTTGATTGTGCTTGATAGTAATATCGACGATTTATGTCAGGTTAAAATTCTTAGTGAAATCTCAAAATTATCTTTAACTGTGCAggatacacatatttatataacataagtttataagcgaataaaataaaaaactcaaTATCAATGGGCAAAATGTAGATAAATGGTGAAAATGCTTAATGCTGCTATTAACATTGTGCGggttttttcatttatattatgttatttacatatatgtaatatatctatgtatatcaATGATGAtggtaatattattttcttgcataaggtttttctttttcagatatgtgcatatatagaATTGTACATATGTTAATAATTGAAACTATTACATAGTAATTTTGTTTAAGTCATcactcaattcaattcaagatatacatgtaaatttttattcaatataaaaacaGTGTGTTTAttcatactttttttaattctatccACTTTTTAGTATTGATAAGTTTGTTTATAACAGTTAATTGAGCTATGTTATTTTACCTTCTTAAAATGTTCATAAAAGTACTCCTTttgattaaatggaattaaaaacaatttattgacATTAGCTCATGAGTTTTTGTGGGCATAAATCTGGagaaaattatgtatattcaaGTAGTTTTACACCGTAATAaaagctttgcttttattttaaaattttaaaatttttctattttttcatattactATTCACTTtgatgatttatttatttatgtataagtTAAGGTATCTAAACAGCAGGGATGAAAATGAGAGTAACCGAATTCTAATGTACAACAACCCGAATACAGAAAGCTTATTACATAGCGACACCTTATTAAACACCATGATACACACAATTATAATATGTTCAGGATTACAGttctattttatattgctATTAGCATATtgacaaataatataatattagatTGCATTCCTCTTCT harbors:
- the LOC117573142 gene encoding synaptotagmin-7 isoform X3 encodes the protein MASLILIACLAILGLIIAIALFLAGGYLWWRHKRSQLQFIEPNEDEESSSYSLRATQDIVDSNNPPSKPPIPIVQTTTPLQNNINRKLNGFLNLRTPLIGGSSITTPAKALNTSTGPATNDGTSKDSANKSISMTDMYLDSTDPSENVGQIHFSLEYDFQNTTLILKVLQGKELPAKDLSGTSDPYARVTLLPDKKHRLETKIKRRTLNPRWNETFYFEGFPIQKLQSRVLHLHVFDYDRFSRDDSIGEVFLPLCQYFQSKELRP
- the LOC117573142 gene encoding synaptotagmin-7 isoform X1, encoding MASLILIACLAILGLIIAIALFLAGGYLWWRHKRSQLQFIEPNEDEESSSYSLRATQDIVDSNNPPSKPPIPIVQTTTPLQNNINRKLNGFLNLRTPLIGGSSITTPAKALNTSTGPATNDGTSKDSANKSISMTDMYLDSTDPSENVGQIHFSLEYDFQNTTLILKVLQGKELPAKDLSGTSDPYARVTLLPDKKHRLETKIKRRTLNPRWNETFYFEGFPIQKLQSRVLHLHVFDYDRFSRDDSIGEVFLPLCQVDFAGKQSFWKALKPPAKDKCGELLSSLCYHPSNSILTLTLIKARNLKAKDINGKSDPYVKVWLQFGDKRVEKRKTPIFTCTLNPVFNESFSFNVPWEKIRECSLDVMVMDFDNIGRNELIGRILLAGKNGSGASETKHWQDMISKPKQTIVQWHRLKPE
- the LOC117573142 gene encoding synaptotagmin-7 isoform X2 — protein: MCGSLIKMLKEMASLILIACLAILGLIIAIALFLAGGYLWWRHKRSQLQFIEPNEDEESSSYSLRATQDIVDSNNPPSKPPIPIVQTTTPLQNNINRKLNGFLNLRTPLIGGSSITTPAKALNTSTGPATNDGTSKDSANKSISMTDMYLDSTDPSENVGQIHFSLEYDFQNTTLILKVLQGKELPAKDLSGTSDPYARVTLLPDKKHRLETKIKRRTLNPRWNETFYFEGFPIQKLQSRVLHLHVFDYDRFSRDDSIGEVFLPLCQVDFAGKQSFWKALKPPAKDKCGELLSSLCYHPSNSILTLTLIKARNLKAKDINGKSDPYVKVWLQFGDKRVEKRKTPIFTCTLNPVFNESFSFNVPWEKIRECSLDVMVMDFDNIGRNELIGRILLAGKNGSGASETKHWQDMISKPKQTIVQWHRLKPE